A genome region from Numida meleagris isolate 19003 breed g44 Domestic line chromosome 14, NumMel1.0, whole genome shotgun sequence includes the following:
- the LOC110406600 gene encoding septin-2, whose translation MSQSGEKVKFSDSAGYVGFANLPNQVHRKSVKKGFEFTLMVVGESGLGKSTLINSLFLTDLYPERYIPGAAEKIERTVQIEASTVEIEERGVKLRLTVVDTPGYGDAINSQDCFKTIIQYIDNQFERYLHDESGLNRRHIIDNRVHCCFYFISPFGHGLKPLDVEFMKALHGKVNIVPVIAKADTLTLKERERLKRRVLDEISEHGIRIYQLPDADSDEDEEFKEQTRVLKASIPFAVIGSNQLIEVKGKKIRGRLYPWGVVEVENPEHNDFLKLRTMLVTHMQDLQEVTQDLHYENFRSERLKRTGKPVEEEVVDKDRILQQKEAELRRMQEMIAQMQAQMRMKPGDD comes from the exons ATGTCTCAGTCAGGCGAAAAAGTAAAG tTTTCCGACTCAGCAGGCTATGTGGGATTTGCTAATCTGCCAAACCAGGTCCACAGGAAATCTGTGAAGAAGGGCTTTGAATTCACACTGATGGTAGTTG GTGAGTCTGGCTTGGGAAAATCTACTTTAATTAACAGTCTGTTTCTGACTGATCTTTATCCAGAGCGTTATattcctggagctgcag agaaaatagaGAGAACGGTTCAAATTGAAGCTTCCACGGTGGAGATAGAGGAGCGGGGGGTGAAGCTGCGCTTGACGGTGGTAGACACACCAGGATATGGAGATGCCATTAACAGCCAGGACTG CTTCAAAACCATTATCCAGTACATTGACAACCAGTTTGAAAGATACCTTCATGATGAGAGTGGGCTGAACAGGCGCCACATTATAGACAATAGAGTCCACTGCTGTTTTTACTTCATCTCTCCCTTTGGGCACGG GCTGAAACCATTAGATGTAGAATTCATGAAGGCTCTTCATGGAAAAGTCAACATTGTCCCTGTGATTGCCAAGGCTGACACGCTGACgctgaaggagagagagaggctgAAGAGAAGA GTTCTAGATGAGATTTCTGAGCATGGCATTAGGATTTACCAGCTCCCTGATGCAGATTCTGATGAAGATGAGGAATTTAAAGAGCAAACTAGAGTCTTAAAG GCTAGCATTCCCTTTGCTGTTATTGGATCCAATCAACTTATTGaggtgaaagggaaaaaaatccgAGGCCGCCTGTATCCCTGGGGAGTTGTTGAAGTTGAAAACCCTGAGCACAATGATTTCCTTAAATTGCGCACAATGCTGGT GACTCACATGCAGGACCTGCAGGAGGTGACCCAAGATTTGCACTATGAGAACTTCCGTTCAGAGAGGCTGAAGAGAACTGGCAA GCCTGTTGAAGAAGAAGTTGTAGACAAGGACAGAATCCTTCAGCAGAAGGAGGCTGAG